The DNA window GGATTTCAGCCGCACCACGCGCCGGCCCGCGCGGGCGTGATCGACCAGCAGCGCGTTCACGTGTTCCTGCCGGGCCGAGGGGCGGCCGGCGCGCTTGCCCACGGCGATCAGCTCCGCCTGCGGGCCGGCATGGTCCAGCACCGGCCCCGAGGCGAGATCGTCGAACAGCACGATATCGGCCTGTGCCAGCAGGCGCGCCGCCTTCAGCGTCAGCAGTTCCGGATCGCCCGGCCCGGCCGAGACCAGAGAGACGGAACCAGTCGGTCGTGCGGGATCGGACACGGGCAATGGGCTTTCGCTGCGGCAGACAGATGCCTGCTATAACACCGGCGACGGTTCTGACAATGCCGATGCGGCCGCGCCGGGCGCGGGAAACATCGCGCAGCCACGAAACTTTTCGGCGCGCGGCGCGTGACTGGAAGGGCAGCAGCAGGAGAGGACGATGGTGCAGATTTGCTGGTTCAGGCGGGTGTTGCGGCTGGACGACCACCCGGCGCTGGTCGCGGCGGCAAGGGCCGGGCCGGTCATTCCCCTTGTGATCCTGGACCCGGCCGAGGCGCGCGATCATCCCGCCAGCGCACAGCGTCAGGCGATGTCGCTGCCCCATCTGCAAACCGCGCTGCACCGCCACAACAGCCGGCTGATCGTCCGGCGCGGCGACCCGGCCGAGGTGCTGGAACGGATCGCGCGGCAGACCGGTGCCAAGGGCGTGCACGGCACCGAGGGCTTTCCGTTTGCCAGCGATCACGGGCTGAAGGCGGCGGTCGAACGCGGCGGGGCCACGCTGCACCTGCATCCGCTGGCCGATCTGGTGCCGCGTGCCTGCGTGCGCACGCAGCAGGGCGGCGTCTATCAGGTGTTCACGCCGTTCTGGCGCGCGTTGCGCGGGGTGGACATCCCGCCGCCGCTGGACCCGCCTCGCCTGACCCTGCCGCAGTCCTGGCCCGACAGCGACGGCCCTGACTGGCCCGAGGCGCGGGCGGCGATGGATCGCGGATGGGACGTGGTGGCCGAACATATCGCGGCGGGCGAGGATGCGGCGCGCGACCGGCTGGACCAGTTCCTGCACGGCCCGGTGACGGATTACGCCAGCCACCGCGACCAGCCGTGGCGGGGTTCGGCGACATCGGGTCTGTCCGACGCGCTGGCCGTGGGCGAGATCAGCGCGCGCCGCATCTGGCACACGGGTCTTGCCACGCGCGAGGACGGAACTCCGGGCGCCGACGATTTCCTGCGCGAGGTGGCGTGGCGCGAATTCGCGCGCGAATTGTTCCACGAAAGCCCGGACATGGGCGAACGCTGCTGGCGCGAGGGATGGAACGATTTTCCATGGAGACGCGACAACGCCGATGCGCGCGACTGGCGACGGGCCCGCACCGGCGTGCCGATGGTCGATGCCGGACTGCGCGAATTGTTCGTGACCGGCCGGATGCACAACCGGGTGCGGATGATCGCCGGCAGCTATCTGACCAAGCATCTTCTGACCGACTGGCGGGTCGGGCTGGACTGGTTCGCGCGCACGCTGATCGACTGGGACGCGGCGTCGAACGCGATGAACTGGCAATGGGTCGCGGGATGCGGGCCGGACGCCTCGCCCTATTTCCGGGTGTTCAATCCCGAATTGCAGGCGAAGAAATTCGACGGCGACGCGCGCTATCGCGACCATTGGCTGAAGCCCGATTCGCCCGGCGCGTGCGCCTTTGCGCAGGCCGCGCCGCGATCCTGGAACGTCGATCTGGTTCGCCGGCCCCTGCCCGCCCTTTCGTTGTCGCGGGGTCGGGCGCAGGCGCTGACCGCCTATGAGGATTTCAAGGAGTAGCACGATGAAAATGGCGATTCTCTATATCTCGACACTGGTGATTTTCCTGGCGGTGGACGTGGTCGGCATCAAGACGATCATCCGGCCGATCTTTGAACGCCATGTCGGCGATCTGATGGCCGATCCGCTGCGGCTTGGCCCGGCGGCGGCGTTCTATGCGTTCTATGTCGTGGGCCTGCTGTATTTCGTGTCGGTCCCGGCGCTGCGCGCGGATGCGCCGATCCAGGCGGCGTTGGCGGGCGCGTTTCTGGGACTGCTGTGTTACGGCACCTATGAATTCACCAGCCTGGCCATCCTGCGCGACTGGTCGTGGCAGCAGGTGATCGCGGACACGTCGTGGGGCGCGGCGCTGACCGGGTTTTCGGCATGGGCCGGCGTGACGATCGCGCGGATGGTCGGCTGATGCGCGCGCTGATCCTGGGTGCATCGGGCGGGATCGGCGGCGCGGTGGCCGCGCGGCTGCGCGACGGCGGCGGGCACGTCACCGGCCTGTCGCGCAGCGCGGACGGGCTGGATCTGACCGAGGCGGCGACGTTGCAGGATCACGCCACCCGTCTGGCGGGGCAGGAGTTCGACCTGATCTTCAACGCCACCGGCGCGCTGATGATCGGCGAGGACCGCCCCGAAAAAAGCTTCGAGGCGGCGCGGGCGGACGCCATGGCCCGGCAATTCGCGCTGAACGCGACGGGTGTGGCGCTGGCGATCCGGTATTTCGCGCCGCTGCTGGCCGGGGACCGGCGGGCGGTCTTTGCGTCGCTGTCGGCGCGCGTCGGTTCGATCGGGGACAACCGGCTTGGGGGCTGGTTCGGCTATCGCGCCGCCAAGGCCGCGCAGAACCAGATCATCCGCTGCGGCGCCATCGAATGGCGGCGCCGCAACGCCCGCAGCATCTTTGTCGCGCTGCATCCCGGCACGGTGACGACGCCGCTGACGGCGCGCTATGCCGACCGCTATCCGACCATTTCGCCCGCCCGCAGCGCCGAGGCGCTGTTGTCGGTGATCGACGGGCTGACGCCCCAGGACAGCGGCGGATTTTACGACTGGAAGGGCCAGCGGATCGAGTGGTGAGGCCTTAGCCCGCCAGATAGGGGGCGAAGGCCGCGTGAATCTGCCGCCCGTCGGGCTTGGTAAAGGACCCCCACGTGCCCAGGATGCGGCCCTGCGGGTCCAGCAGCACCTTGGAGAAGTTCCATTTCGGCACGAAGCCGGTCTGCTGGCGCACCCACCGATAGAACGGATGCACCTCGCCCTTGGCGACCGGCAGGATGTCGGTCATCGGCAGGGTGATGCCGTATTCGATGGTGCAGTATTCCTTGACCTTGGCGGCGTCGTCCAGTTCCTGATCGAAGTCGTTGGACGGCACCGCGACCACGACCAGCCCCTGCGGTCCGTATTCGTCCTGCATGGTCTGCATGTCGCGCAACTGCCCGGCAAAGCCGCACAGCGAGGCGGTGTTGACGACCAGGACCGGCCGACCGCGCCAGTCGGCGCTGTCCAGCATTCCCCCGTCGATCGAGGGGAAGGTGAAATGCGGCGTCGATTCGGCCGCCGCGCGACGGCTGAGCCCGGTGAAGGCGGCGGAGACCACGGTGGCAAAGGACAGAAACAGGCGGCGATGCATGGCAAGGGCCTTTCTCAGCTGCGAGTCGCCCCGAGGATACCATGCGCCGCCAGCAACACCGACCCCATGACCGCGATCAGCACGATCACGATGTTGAACGGCGAAAGATTGGCCGCGATCACCCCCAACAGCGCCCAGATGACGGCGGCGGAATAGGCCCATTCGCCGGGCTTCATCCGCTGCACCGCAAGGGCGATGACGGTGACGCCCGCCAGACACAGCACGGCGGCCCATGGCGCGGACACGATCCCGTATCCGCCCAGCACGATCCCGGCCGAGACGCCCGACGCCGCCGTCAGCCAGCCCGCATACAGTGCAACGGGGCGGATCTGCCACAGCGGATCGTCGCGCCCGGCGCGAAGAAAGGCGGTCAGCGCGAAGACCAGCATCAGCAGGATCAGCACCGTGGCCCAGACCGGCGCGCGGGCGGCGACCCACAGCCAGAAGACCCCGACCGACAGGCTGGCCAGCAAGGGCGGCCGCATCGCGCGCCAGTGATCGTCGTCGGGCCGCCGCCACAGGCCAAAGGCCGCGCCCGCGATCAGCCAGACATAGATCAGCCCCCAGATGGAAAACGCCCAGCCCGCCGGCTGGACCGGCGGGTCGTCCTGCGGCACCGGGAACTGGCCCGGATCATAGCCCGCGAAGTTCTGGAAGATCAGCGGCGAGGCGGCGAATGCCAGCGCGGCCAGCAGAACGGCGATGGCAAGCGGGTTCTTCATTCCGGTCCCCTTGTGACGGACGAATGCGACGACGCGCGCCCGCCATTTGCGCCGCGAAGCCTGAAGGCGCGGGCGTCAGCCCAGTTCCGACAACAGGATCTTTTCGATCTCGTCCACGGGATGATTGGTCAGCGTCTTGGGAACCTCGCCCACGACGCGGTCGGCGACCTCCTTGTGGATCTTGCTGCGCAGTTCGGCCAGGATCTTGGGCGCGGCGACCAGAACGATGCGGTCGAAGGCCCCGCGATGAGCGCGTTCGTAAAGCAGTTCGGCCAGATGATCGGCAAAGCGTTCCTTGGCCAGTTCGTGCCAGTCGGTGTCGTCATAGGCCGACCGCCCCTCTCCGACGCGCTGATGCTGCCGGCCGGGCCGGTTGGCGGATTGTTCGCGATCCGACGGGTTTTCCTGCTGTTCTTCGTGCCGCACCCGCAGGACCGGGTATTCGCCGTCGCCCTCGTTGACCAGAAACAGCGCCTTTTCCCCGTCGGCGATCAGAACCCAGGTTTCGTTGCTCAGCGTGTCGATCGTCATGTGCCATTCTCCCAACAAGACTGGGGACGCGCGACGGTCCCCGACAGGGGACCAACCAAGCTTGCCGCCGCCCGGTTCCTGCGCCCGCGCGCCCGTCAGGCCTCGGGCCGGACCACGAAGACCGAGGCGCGCGCGTTCCGGGCCAGCTTGCCGCCATGCGAGGGCCAGACGCGGTCGGCCATGCCGGGAATGTGCGAGGCCATCACCACCAGGTCGGCCTCCATGTCCCGCGCCGCATCCAGCAGCGCGTGATCCAGCTCGACCGCCGGGTCCGTCAGGGTCAGCGCAAGGCTGTCGGCCCTGACGCCCGCATCGGTGCCGATGCCGCGCGCGTAGTCGGCCAGCTTTCGCGCGTATTCCTGCGGATTATGCGCGATCGGGCCGGGGGTCGAGGCGGTCGCACCGACAAAGGTGATCGGCGCATCCCATTGCCGCGCCAACTGCGTCGCCACATCGACGGCGCGGCCGATCCGGTCGGCATGGGTCAGGTCGATGGGAACCATGATCTTGCGGAACATTCTTCCTCCTGCCAGCTTGCTGTGTCGCCGCGCCGCGCGGGTGCGCGGGCGGCGACCCGAGCCTATCACAGCCGGCGGCGGAATACGCCCCCACGCGGGCCATGCGCGCCAAGGCAGGCGTGTCGCGTCCATCACCTCTGCAACAGGTGGTCCTGTCCCAACCGGCGCAACGCGGTGTCCAGGCTGCCCTCGGCGGCGCGATAGCAGAACCAGCCCAGCCCCTGCCGGCGCAGCTCGCGCAGATCGTCGGAGAAGGCCGCGTATCCCCTCAACGCGGCCATGTCCTCGGCCGCGCCTCGGCGCTCAGTCGCAGCGCGCCGCGCAGCGCCAGAGCCGTCAGGCTGGTCGGAAATCCGGGCGCAAAGCCCATCCGCGTCATCGCCCGGCCTTCCTGCGGGTGCGGCCGTGCCCGCAGCGCCGCCAGCGCCAGCCGCGCCTTGCCGCCCACGGACGGCGACAGGCGTTCCAGAATCCGCAACGCCGGAAGCAGGTCCCGTTCGATCTCGCTGAAATCGGTGCCCAGGGGAAAAGCCGGCAGGTCAGCCCGCCAGGGGTCGAGCCACCCAGAGACCGTGTCGGGCAGGTTCCGCTGCGCCGCGTCGGGCAGGCGGAAATCGCGCGGCAGCTTGCCGGCCGCCATCGCCCTTGCGATCAGGTCGGGCTGGAACCGGCTGTCGGCAATTGCGATCAGCCGCGCGATCACGCCCGCGTCCGAGCGTCCGCGAAGATCGGCGATGCCGTATTCCGTCACCACGATGTCGCGCAGATGCCGCGGGATGGTCACGCTGTCGACCTGCCAGCAGATATTGCTGTCCAGCCGCGCGCCCGACCGGCGCGTCGCCGGCAGCGCGATGATCGCATGCGCGCCCGGCAGCGCAAAGGCCTGCGCGACAAAGTCGTATTGCCCGCCCACCCCGCTGACCACCTGCCCGTCGGCCACGGAATCCGACATGACATCGCCCAGCAACGAGACCTTCATCGCCTCGTTGACGAAACGCGCATCGCGGCGGGCGGCGCGGCGGGCGGCTTCGTCGCCGCGGATCTGGTTGGTGAAGCTGACCGGCATCATCCCGATCAGGTCGCGCCGGTCCTCGGGCATCTCGCGCAGGCTGCGATAGAAATCGCGGCTTTCGACGAAAAACCCGGCATGGATGGCGCGCCCGTCCACCTTGCGCTTGACGATGCCGTCCTGAAACAGCGCCAGAAGGCCGCCGACCAGCATCTCGGTCACGGCGTAAAGCCCCTGATCGAACCGGCCGCCGGCGTCCTGCCGGACCGGGAACGGGCAGGCTTGCTGGATGCCGTCCGCCCGGCCCTGATGGCGCAGGCGCAGCGCGTTCGCCACCGCATCCCCGACCGAGCCGATGCCGATCTGCAACGTGCCGCCATCCTTGACCAGCCGCGACACATGCAGGCCGATGGCGTGGCTTGCATCGTTCACCGGGCGCTTGACGGCGGAAAACAGCTCGAACGGGGCGGGCTGATCCAGGATCAGCGCGAAGTCCTCGCAGTCCAGCACCGCCCCCTCGCCTTGAAGAAACGGCAGTTGCGGGTTGATTTCCGCGACGGCCAGGAAATCCATCCGCCCCTCGGCCCGCAGGCGGAACAGATCGGCCGAGATGTCGGTATTCGACGACAGGCTGACGCGCCCTTCGCGTTCCGGCACCAGCTGCGCGATCACGTTCGGCCGGCGCGCGATCAGCACGTCCAGCGCGTCGGTATAGTTGACCGAGATATAGCTCTGCTGCGCCCGGTTCACGTCCAGCCAGTTGCCGGCCTGAAAGAAGAATTCGTTGACGGTGATGTTGTCGGGCAGCTTGCCGCGCCGCAGCAGATCGACATACAGCACCGCGGGATAGGCGCCGAACAGCCGATCCATCGCCGGCGCCAGAAACCGGCGTTCCAGATCCGAGGACGGGCGCGGCCGTTCCAGCGTCAGCGCGGTAAAGA is part of the Paracoccus stylophorae genome and encodes:
- a CDS encoding DUF2177 family protein, translating into MKMAILYISTLVIFLAVDVVGIKTIIRPIFERHVGDLMADPLRLGPAAAFYAFYVVGLLYFVSVPALRADAPIQAALAGAFLGLLCYGTYEFTSLAILRDWSWQQVIADTSWGAALTGFSAWAGVTIARMVG
- a CDS encoding host attachment family protein yields the protein MTIDTLSNETWVLIADGEKALFLVNEGDGEYPVLRVRHEEQQENPSDREQSANRPGRQHQRVGEGRSAYDDTDWHELAKERFADHLAELLYERAHRGAFDRIVLVAAPKILAELRSKIHKEVADRVVGEVPKTLTNHPVDEIEKILLSELG
- a CDS encoding glutathione peroxidase, yielding MHRRLFLSFATVVSAAFTGLSRRAAAESTPHFTFPSIDGGMLDSADWRGRPVLVVNTASLCGFAGQLRDMQTMQDEYGPQGLVVVAVPSNDFDQELDDAAKVKEYCTIEYGITLPMTDILPVAKGEVHPFYRWVRQQTGFVPKWNFSKVLLDPQGRILGTWGSFTKPDGRQIHAAFAPYLAG
- a CDS encoding universal stress protein translates to MFRKIMVPIDLTHADRIGRAVDVATQLARQWDAPITFVGATASTPGPIAHNPQEYARKLADYARGIGTDAGVRADSLALTLTDPAVELDHALLDAARDMEADLVVMASHIPGMADRVWPSHGGKLARNARASVFVVRPEA
- a CDS encoding tryptophan-rich sensory protein, with protein sequence MKNPLAIAVLLAALAFAASPLIFQNFAGYDPGQFPVPQDDPPVQPAGWAFSIWGLIYVWLIAGAAFGLWRRPDDDHWRAMRPPLLASLSVGVFWLWVAARAPVWATVLILLMLVFALTAFLRAGRDDPLWQIRPVALYAGWLTAASGVSAGIVLGGYGIVSAPWAAVLCLAGVTVIALAVQRMKPGEWAYSAAVIWALLGVIAANLSPFNIVIVLIAVMGSVLLAAHGILGATRS
- a CDS encoding cryptochrome/photolyase family protein; its protein translation is MVQICWFRRVLRLDDHPALVAAARAGPVIPLVILDPAEARDHPASAQRQAMSLPHLQTALHRHNSRLIVRRGDPAEVLERIARQTGAKGVHGTEGFPFASDHGLKAAVERGGATLHLHPLADLVPRACVRTQQGGVYQVFTPFWRALRGVDIPPPLDPPRLTLPQSWPDSDGPDWPEARAAMDRGWDVVAEHIAAGEDAARDRLDQFLHGPVTDYASHRDQPWRGSATSGLSDALAVGEISARRIWHTGLATREDGTPGADDFLREVAWREFARELFHESPDMGERCWREGWNDFPWRRDNADARDWRRARTGVPMVDAGLRELFVTGRMHNRVRMIAGSYLTKHLLTDWRVGLDWFARTLIDWDAASNAMNWQWVAGCGPDASPYFRVFNPELQAKKFDGDARYRDHWLKPDSPGACAFAQAAPRSWNVDLVRRPLPALSLSRGRAQALTAYEDFKE
- a CDS encoding SDR family NAD(P)-dependent oxidoreductase, which gives rise to MRALILGASGGIGGAVAARLRDGGGHVTGLSRSADGLDLTEAATLQDHATRLAGQEFDLIFNATGALMIGEDRPEKSFEAARADAMARQFALNATGVALAIRYFAPLLAGDRRAVFASLSARVGSIGDNRLGGWFGYRAAKAAQNQIIRCGAIEWRRRNARSIFVALHPGTVTTPLTARYADRYPTISPARSAEALLSVIDGLTPQDSGGFYDWKGQRIEW
- a CDS encoding acetyl-CoA hydrolase/transferase C-terminal domain-containing protein — protein: MIRLDDPDAAARQIVERTVGEIRLAVPLGLGKPVSLVNALVRRACDDPGIRLSIFTALTLERPRPSSDLERRFLAPAMDRLFGAYPAVLYVDLLRRGKLPDNITVNEFFFQAGNWLDVNRAQQSYISVNYTDALDVLIARRPNVIAQLVPEREGRVSLSSNTDISADLFRLRAEGRMDFLAVAEINPQLPFLQGEGAVLDCEDFALILDQPAPFELFSAVKRPVNDASHAIGLHVSRLVKDGGTLQIGIGSVGDAVANALRLRHQGRADGIQQACPFPVRQDAGGRFDQGLYAVTEMLVGGLLALFQDGIVKRKVDGRAIHAGFFVESRDFYRSLREMPEDRRDLIGMMPVSFTNQIRGDEAARRAARRDARFVNEAMKVSLLGDVMSDSVADGQVVSGVGGQYDFVAQAFALPGAHAIIALPATRRSGARLDSNICWQVDSVTIPRHLRDIVVTEYGIADLRGRSDAGVIARLIAIADSRFQPDLIARAMAAGKLPRDFRLPDAAQRNLPDTVSGWLDPWRADLPAFPLGTDFSEIERDLLPALRILERLSPSVGGKARLALAALRARPHPQEGRAMTRMGFAPGFPTSLTALALRGALRLSAEARPRTWPR